The following nucleotide sequence is from Diospyros lotus cultivar Yz01 chromosome 3, ASM1463336v1, whole genome shotgun sequence.
AAGAAATTGTGTGAATCCAAAGGTAAGTtaaaaatttttgtgaaaaatttcttctacttatcactcttttttttattcttcgatagaagtgatttcgggtggaccgactcgacATCCTATACTTGGAGGATTTTACGGCGGGAAACCTAACTGTGAAAtcagatttcatcaaagaggtaaatctttcgtttttgttttcaatttgttaaacctataattttttaaaaacgaATACCtgtaaactaaattttaatttcgcTGTGCATATAATAAGATCTATATAATCCTAACAGTCAAAACCTTTTCCGAGATTTTCATCAAGAAAATTGGATTACCCGATACTTTGTAGTCTCTTtcatcactataaataagggggTTCCCCTCCCCATATGGTACTCAAACTCTTATTCTGCTACTTATTTATTGCATTTAAGCATTGCACTTTTACGAGAGACTAATTTAAGTATCATAGGGTTCAAGCGAGGATTATTACTCGCGTCTCTGGCCAATTTTCTTTCCAAACAAATGATCTATTCCGCTAGAAGAGTCACCCATCAGTGTCGTTCTATCCTGAGAGAGTCACTATCATTCAGATAAGCTACACATGAGTCATCTTAAGAGAGTTTTTCACCTATAAAATCATTGTTATAGTTGAATAACAATATTATGGAATGAGCTCGAAGtgtttataaaattacaaaaaaatgatccaaaatttttttgagtgtttttttgCCATATCAGTACACGAAATGTTTCGCCAAAATAGCTAAAGGCGTTTctgattaaatttaaaaatatgattgaCCAAATTAAAAAATGGAGAGAAGTCTAGAATCGCCGAGTAACGAGGAAGGGACGGAAGAATTCTAGATCCTTCTTGAGGCGAGATTGTGGACCGCTGATCGAAACGAATCTGCACCGTCCAAATCCCTCTCCGATAAAACCTAGATCTGACCTCCAAGCCTCCTCTCTTCGTCTCTGGAACGCCAAGGATTTATTCTCTGAATTCGCCCCCGTCTCTCTCTAGGGTTCCATCGTCGGTTcgttctctttctctatctctctaaGTCTCTCCGCTCATCGATCTGTGCGTGGTATTCGTCTTGATTTGCCAGGGTTTGATCGATCTTTGTGTGTTTTCATTTCGTGTCTTGGGGATCTGAAGATCGATCGCTAAGCGAAGATGTTTGGGAGAGCGCCGAAGAAGAGCGATAACACCAAGTACTATGAGATCCTTGGGGTCTCGAAAAACGCCTCTCAGGACGATCTGAAGAAGGCCTACCGGAAAGCCGCCATCAAGAACCACCCTGACAAGGGCGGCGATCCCGAGAAGGTATAGTTCTTTTTTCTGGAGATCTTTACATGCGTATGAATATGAGTGGTAAACTATTCTATTGTAGATCGATGATGTTGCTTTTAGCTCCTTCCGTTGGTTCGTAGATTTCGTAGATCTGGATTTGATTTCCGCTTTATGTGTTCTCTTTTACCTGAAATTGCGATGCTGATAATTTGTTGGCCAAGTTGGTGATTATGGCTATATGGTGTCTAGTCATTGGAGTTAGAGAATTTGTATGTTAATTTAGCTAATAATGGGAACAAAAGAATGCCTTGGTCATTCCTCCTGGCGTTAGAATTTTGCCTTATACAAGTTGGCATGGATCGTATGGAATGATTTTGCAGCTTTACGGTGTGGAGAAATGGTTTCAAACTTCATGTGGCCTGCGCAGTTTGCTGTTCTGTTTTGTTGAATTTTCATAAAGAGTATTAATCTGTGTTTTGAAATATTGAAACTTTGTGTGCATTTTAGTTCAAAGAGCTGGCCCAAGCTTATGAGGTTTTGAGTGACCCGGAGAAGCGTGAGATTTATGATCAATATGGCGAGGATGCTCTAAAGGAAGGAATGGGTGGTGGAGGAGCTGGACACGATCCATTTGACATCTTCCAGTCCTTCTTTGGTGGGAGCCCATTTGGTGGTAAGGATGCATTGTTTGATGCACCTTTTAAGCTTAAATGCTGTCTATGTTGAGAATATGTTTGATTTATTCGGGACCAAATCATTGGCCATCCAGGTGGTGGGAGCAGCAGAGGCCGCAGGCAAAGGAGGGGAGAGGATGTTATCCATCCCCTCAAAGTCTCTCTTGAGGATCTGTACAATGGGACATCCAAGAAGCTCTCTCTATCACGCAGTGTTATCTGCTCCAAGTGCAAGGGGTGAGTCTTTCACGTGGACCTTGTTTAATGTTGTGCTCATTGGGTAATGATTCTTTTCTCTAATGCTGAGATTTAAGTATCATTGCAGTAAAGGATCCAAGTCTGGTGCTTCCATTAAATGTGCTGGGTGTCAAGGTTCGGGAATGAAAGTCTCTATCAGGCATCTTGGCCCATCAATGATCCAGCAGATGCAGCACCCTTGCAATGAGTGCAAAGGTACTGGTGAAACTATCAATGATAAAGATCGCTGCCCACAGTGCAAGGGTGAAAAGGTTGTAGGAGAGAAGAAAGTTTTGGAAGTCATTGTGGAAAAGGGTATGCAGAATGGACAGAGAATCACTTTCCCTGGAGAGGCCGATGAAGCTGTAAGCCAATGGATTATATGCATACATCTATATATTTGTGACTCAGAATAACTTTTTCTTAAAGAGTTTTgccttcatttttgtttttgcagCCTGACACTGTTACAGGGGATATAGTCTTTGTTCTACAACAAAAAGAGCATCCCAAATTTAAGAGAAAGGGCGATGATCTATTTGTTGAACACACCTTGTCACTTACTGAGGCACTCTGCGGTTTTCAGTTTATTCTGACCCATCTTGATAACAGGCAGCTCCTCATCAAGTCCCAACCCGGAGAAGTTGTAAAGCCTggtaaattgattaatttttcttgcatGTAAATTGCTTTGAGGTATGCACTTGAATTTGGCAGAGACAAGTTTGCTTGACCTGCTGCCTGTTGACTTTCTATGAACAAGTCAGCTGCCTATGCTTGTGAACCGCTGCTTGCATTTTCACTAGTAAATAGAAGTTTTCCCTTGCCCTTTCTCCTCTCGGTGTTTATTTGGGCCTTCTGCTTCATCAACTGTGTGGCAATTTTCCTTCCATACATAGCTAATATCCGTTGCGTTGtgcattttcttgtttttttacCAAGGCATTGATTAGTTCAGCGTTGACACGTACAGATCAATTCAAGGGGATAAATGACGAGGGAATGCCAATGTACCAGAGGCCATTCATGAAGGGGAAGCTGTACATTCATTTCACTGTGGATTTCCCGGACACCCTCACAATGGAGCAGTGCAAGGCGCTTGAGGCTGTGCTGCCTCCAAGGCCCTCGATGCAGATCAGTGATATGGAGTTGGACGAGTGCGAGGAGACCACGCTGCATGACGTTAACATCGAGGAGGAGATGCGCCGCAAGCAGCAACAAGCCCAGGAGGCATATGAGGAAGA
It contains:
- the LOC127797218 gene encoding dnaJ protein homolog, coding for MFGRAPKKSDNTKYYEILGVSKNASQDDLKKAYRKAAIKNHPDKGGDPEKFKELAQAYEVLSDPEKREIYDQYGEDALKEGMGGGGAGHDPFDIFQSFFGGSPFGGGGSSRGRRQRRGEDVIHPLKVSLEDLYNGTSKKLSLSRSVICSKCKGKGSKSGASIKCAGCQGSGMKVSIRHLGPSMIQQMQHPCNECKGTGETINDKDRCPQCKGEKVVGEKKVLEVIVEKGMQNGQRITFPGEADEAPDTVTGDIVFVLQQKEHPKFKRKGDDLFVEHTLSLTEALCGFQFILTHLDNRQLLIKSQPGEVVKPDQFKGINDEGMPMYQRPFMKGKLYIHFTVDFPDTLTMEQCKALEAVLPPRPSMQISDMELDECEETTLHDVNIEEEMRRKQQQAQEAYEEDEDMHGGGAQRVQCAQQ